The Perca fluviatilis chromosome 24, GENO_Pfluv_1.0, whole genome shotgun sequence genome has a window encoding:
- the LOC120554078 gene encoding putative nuclease HARBI1, with product MEHVRIIAPSEDEAVFVNRKNFHSINVQMVFNAACKILDIVAKWPVSTHDARMLSESAIRQLFERRYVPANCHLLGDSGYPCKPWLLTPYLQPRQGPQLNYNRAHKTTRAVVERGIGQLKRRFHVLHGEVRLRPEKVSKVIIACAILHNICKVRQIAEPLEDGDEDEDNDEDGGEEDTHSTGEPSPEWTALQGKLHKFTFQGC from the exons ATGGAACACGTGAGAATAATTGCGCCATCAGAGGACGAGGCTGTCTTTGTTAACAGGAAGAATTTCCACAGCATCAATGTGCAAATGGTGTTCAATGCGGCCTGTAAGATTTTGGACATTGTGGCTAAATGGCCAGTCTCCACACATGATGCGAGAATGCTCTCCGAGAGTGCCATCAGACAGCTTTTTGAGAGACGCTATGTGCCAGCTAATTGCCACTTGTTAGGGGACAGTGGCTACCCATGCAAACCATGGCTCCTTACACCTTACCTCCAGCCACGCCAAGGGCCCCAACTAAACTATAACAG GGCCCACAAGACAACAAGAGCGGTGGTGGAGCGTGGCATAGGCCAGCTTAAGAGGCGCTTTCATGTTCTCCACGGAGAGGTGCGGCTGAGGcctgaaaaagtcagcaaagTCATCATAGCCTGTGCAATATTACACAATATTTGCAAGGTTAGACAGATTGCAGAACCTCTGGAGGATGGCGATGAGGATGAAGACAACGATGAGGATGGTGGTGAAGAAGATACACATTCCACAGGGGAACCTAGCCCAGAGTGGACTGCCTTACAGGGCAAACTTcacaaatttacatttcag GGATGCTGA